A genomic stretch from Prochlorococcus marinus str. MIT 9312 includes:
- a CDS encoding DUF561 domain-containing protein, whose translation MSLINLLPQKIQEELRSKSLLKVISGLNNFDVKSVKTIVEAASLGGADFVDIACKPELVDLALANSSLPVCVSSVVPRFFLESVEAGASLIEIGNYDTFYEKGINFSEEKVLNITKETRDLLPNVPLSVTVPHTMPIDKQVDLAIKLVEERVDIIQTEGGTSSSPYSSGIKGFFEKSVPTLAATYAIHQEFKKQALEIPIMSASGLSQVTCPLAISCGASAVGVGSAVNKLDDLISMIAVVRGLKESLKNSIIGEKIS comes from the coding sequence ATGAGTCTGATTAATCTTTTGCCACAAAAAATTCAAGAAGAGTTGAGAAGTAAATCTTTACTCAAAGTTATTTCAGGATTGAATAATTTTGATGTTAAATCTGTGAAAACAATTGTTGAGGCTGCTTCATTAGGAGGTGCAGACTTTGTAGATATTGCTTGTAAACCTGAACTTGTTGATTTAGCACTTGCGAATTCTTCATTACCTGTTTGCGTTAGTTCAGTAGTGCCAAGATTTTTTCTGGAGTCTGTAGAAGCAGGCGCCTCATTAATTGAGATAGGGAATTACGATACTTTTTATGAAAAAGGCATTAATTTTTCAGAAGAAAAAGTCTTAAACATTACAAAAGAGACGAGAGATTTATTGCCTAATGTCCCTTTATCAGTAACTGTTCCTCATACTATGCCTATTGATAAACAAGTCGATCTTGCTATTAAGCTTGTGGAAGAAAGAGTTGATATTATTCAAACGGAAGGTGGCACGAGTTCTAGTCCTTATTCGTCTGGAATTAAGGGCTTTTTCGAAAAGTCAGTACCAACTCTTGCTGCTACCTATGCTATTCATCAAGAATTTAAGAAACAAGCTTTGGAGATACCAATTATGAGTGCCTCTGGATTAAGCCAAGTAACTTGCCCACTAGCAATATCTTGCGGAGCCTCAGCAGTTGGTGTTGGATCTGCAGTTAACAAATTAGATGATTTAATCTCAATGATCGCGGTTGTTAGGGGTTTAAAAGAATCTTTGAAAAATTCAATAATTGGAGAAAAAATTTCTTAA
- the uvrB gene encoding excinuclease ABC subunit UvrB, with product MKNYKLQAPYEPNGDQPEAIKKLVRGVNSGKEFQTLLGATGTGKTFTIANVIQQTGRPALVLAHNKTLAAQLCNELREFFPKNAVEYFISYYDYYQPEAYVPVSDTYIAKTASINEEIDMLRHSATRSLFERKDVIVVASISCIYGLGIPSEYLKAAVKFEVGKSINLRSSLRSLVENQYTRNDIEITRGRFRIKGDVLEIGPAYEDRLIRIELFGDEVEAIRYVDPTTGEILESLEQISVYPAKHFVTPKERLESAISAIKSELKTQLDKFTYEGKLLEAQRLEQRTKYDLEMLKEVGYCNGVENYARHLSGREEGSPPECLIDYFPKDWLLVVDESHVTCPQLHAMYNGDQSRKKVLIDHGFRLPSAADNRPLKCEEFWEKSKQTLFISATPGQWELDQCNGEFVEQVIRPTGVLDPVIDVRPSEGQIEDLLSEIRIRAEKNQRVLVTTLTKRMAEDLTDFLSENKVRVRYLHSEIHSIERIEIIQDLRMGEYDVLVGVNLLREGLDLPEVSLVAILDADKEGFLRAERSLIQTIGRAARHVEGVALLYADNFTDSMKRAISETERRRTIQKKHNQDNGITPKPAGKKIENSILSFLELSRKLDAGGLSKDLINIVNNKTDVILNASDNQCLIEELPHLIDKLEMKMKDAAKELNFEEAANLRDRIKKLRQKLARNS from the coding sequence ATGAAAAACTATAAGCTTCAAGCTCCTTACGAACCAAATGGAGATCAACCTGAAGCTATAAAAAAATTAGTTAGAGGGGTTAATAGTGGGAAAGAGTTTCAGACCCTTTTAGGAGCTACTGGGACTGGTAAAACATTTACTATTGCGAATGTAATTCAACAAACAGGAAGGCCAGCTCTTGTATTAGCTCATAACAAAACGTTAGCTGCACAACTATGTAATGAATTAAGGGAGTTCTTTCCAAAAAATGCTGTTGAGTACTTTATTTCTTACTACGATTATTATCAACCTGAAGCTTACGTCCCTGTAAGTGATACATACATAGCGAAAACCGCTTCAATTAATGAAGAAATAGATATGCTTAGGCATTCTGCAACACGCTCATTATTTGAGAGAAAAGATGTGATTGTCGTAGCATCCATAAGTTGTATTTATGGTCTTGGTATACCAAGTGAATATTTAAAAGCTGCAGTTAAATTTGAAGTTGGAAAATCTATAAATCTACGTTCTTCTTTAAGGTCGCTCGTTGAAAATCAATATACTAGAAATGATATTGAAATTACTAGAGGTAGATTCAGAATTAAAGGTGATGTTTTAGAAATTGGTCCTGCTTATGAAGATAGATTGATAAGAATTGAATTATTTGGTGATGAAGTCGAGGCTATTAGATATGTTGACCCTACTACTGGAGAGATCCTTGAAAGTTTAGAACAAATAAGCGTTTACCCAGCGAAGCATTTTGTTACTCCAAAAGAAAGACTTGAGAGTGCAATAAGTGCAATTAAAAGTGAATTAAAAACTCAACTCGACAAATTTACATACGAAGGAAAATTATTAGAGGCTCAACGTCTTGAACAACGCACAAAATATGATTTAGAAATGCTAAAAGAGGTTGGTTATTGTAATGGAGTTGAGAATTATGCTCGTCATTTATCAGGAAGGGAGGAAGGTTCACCGCCAGAATGTCTAATAGATTACTTTCCTAAAGATTGGTTGTTGGTAGTCGATGAGAGTCATGTAACATGTCCTCAACTACATGCAATGTACAATGGTGATCAATCTAGAAAAAAAGTTTTAATAGATCATGGTTTTAGATTGCCAAGTGCTGCAGATAATAGACCTTTAAAATGTGAGGAGTTTTGGGAAAAGTCAAAGCAGACATTATTCATAAGTGCAACTCCTGGTCAATGGGAATTAGATCAATGTAATGGTGAATTTGTTGAGCAAGTTATAAGACCAACTGGGGTATTAGACCCAGTAATTGATGTAAGACCTAGTGAGGGCCAAATAGAAGATTTATTATCTGAAATAAGAATTAGAGCTGAAAAAAATCAAAGAGTGCTAGTGACTACACTTACTAAGCGAATGGCTGAAGATCTAACTGATTTTTTATCTGAAAATAAAGTAAGAGTTAGATATTTGCATTCCGAAATCCACTCAATTGAAAGAATTGAAATTATTCAAGACCTCAGAATGGGCGAATATGATGTTTTGGTGGGAGTTAACTTATTAAGAGAGGGATTAGATCTTCCTGAGGTATCGTTAGTCGCCATTTTAGATGCTGATAAAGAAGGTTTTCTGAGAGCAGAAAGATCTTTGATTCAAACAATTGGAAGAGCTGCAAGACATGTTGAAGGTGTTGCCTTGCTTTATGCAGATAATTTCACAGATTCAATGAAACGAGCAATATCTGAAACTGAAAGAAGAAGAACTATTCAAAAAAAACATAACCAGGACAATGGCATTACTCCAAAACCTGCAGGTAAAAAAATAGAAAATTCAATATTATCTTTTCTAGAACTTTCCAGAAAATTAGATGCTGGTGGTTTATCTAAAGATTTAATAAATATAGTTAATAACAAAACGGATGTAATTCTCAATGCCAGCGATAATCAATGTTTGATTGAAGAATTGCCGCACTTGATAGATAAGTTAGAAATGAAAATGAAAGATGCTGCAAAAGAGTTAAATTTTGAAGAAGCAGCAAATTTGAGGGATAGAATTAAAAAATTAAGACAAAAATTAGCAAGAAATAGCTAA
- the tig gene encoding trigger factor: MAKEALIVKTTPLPQSRISFELEIPSETCKTCVNETISTISRSAKIPGFRLGKIPKQVLIQRIGITQLHASALEKIIDKSWQEALKIKSIEPLSEPELVDGFESLLAKFSPEKSLKFTLQTDVAPELKLKKSKGLSVEISKTKFDPKSVDEALEKSRSQFANIIPVTNRAAKLGDIAVVSFKGKYKDSGKEIDGGTSESMDLELEKNKMIPGFVEGIVKMKIGDTKTLNLKFPEDYSHEDSRGKEAIFEVSLKDLKEKELPELNDDFAKQSGNKESLKELKKDIEKQLKENFEKTQKDIKIEALLDALTNELVAEIPKSMIDIEVRNNIEQTAQRFAQQGLDVKSTFTPELVKSLSESTRPQAEKNVQRNLALKALAEKENITVEKDEIDLKMKDYEDAISQSSKQIDIKKLTEVISKDLLKEKLIIWLEENSEVKEKTTKASQASKTTKAKKTTTKTTKATKTATKTTKATKTQNKKEKK; this comes from the coding sequence ATGGCTAAAGAAGCATTAATAGTCAAAACCACTCCTCTACCTCAAAGTAGAATTTCATTTGAATTAGAAATACCATCTGAGACATGCAAAACGTGTGTAAATGAGACAATCAGTACTATTAGTCGTTCGGCTAAAATTCCGGGCTTTAGACTTGGTAAAATCCCTAAACAAGTCTTAATCCAAAGAATTGGCATCACACAATTACATGCTTCTGCTTTAGAAAAAATAATTGATAAATCATGGCAAGAAGCATTAAAAATAAAATCTATTGAGCCACTAAGTGAGCCAGAATTGGTAGATGGATTTGAATCTTTACTTGCAAAGTTTAGTCCTGAAAAATCACTTAAGTTTACTCTTCAAACTGATGTTGCCCCCGAATTAAAACTAAAGAAATCCAAAGGACTTAGTGTTGAAATCTCAAAAACTAAGTTTGATCCTAAGTCAGTAGATGAAGCGCTAGAAAAATCTAGAAGTCAGTTTGCAAATATTATTCCAGTAACCAATAGAGCAGCGAAATTAGGGGACATTGCTGTAGTTAGTTTCAAAGGGAAATATAAAGATTCTGGAAAAGAAATTGATGGTGGGACAAGTGAATCAATGGATCTTGAATTAGAAAAGAACAAAATGATTCCCGGTTTCGTTGAGGGAATAGTAAAGATGAAAATTGGTGATACTAAAACACTAAACCTGAAATTTCCTGAAGATTATTCTCATGAGGATTCAAGAGGCAAAGAGGCAATCTTTGAAGTAAGTCTTAAGGATCTTAAGGAAAAAGAATTACCTGAACTTAATGACGATTTTGCAAAACAGTCTGGAAACAAAGAATCTTTAAAAGAGTTAAAGAAAGATATTGAAAAGCAACTTAAAGAAAATTTTGAAAAAACTCAAAAAGATATCAAAATTGAAGCTTTATTAGATGCCTTAACAAACGAATTGGTTGCTGAAATTCCAAAATCTATGATTGATATAGAAGTGAGAAATAATATTGAACAAACAGCGCAAAGATTTGCTCAACAAGGTCTTGATGTTAAATCTACTTTCACTCCGGAATTAGTAAAGTCATTATCAGAGTCCACAAGGCCTCAGGCTGAAAAAAATGTTCAAAGAAATTTAGCTCTAAAAGCATTAGCTGAAAAAGAAAACATAACAGTTGAAAAAGATGAAATTGATTTAAAAATGAAAGATTATGAAGATGCAATCTCTCAATCTTCAAAACAAATAGATATTAAAAAGTTAACAGAAGTAATAAGTAAAGATTTACTAAAAGAAAAATTAATAATTTGGCTTGAAGAAAATTCCGAAGTAAAAGAAAAAACTACAAAAGCTTCTCAAGCTTCCAAAACAACAAAAGCGAAAAAAACAACGACAAAAACAACAAAAGCCACAAAAACTGCGACAAAAACAACAAAAGCCACAAAAACTCAAAATAAAAAAGAAAAAAAATAA
- the tilS gene encoding tRNA lysidine(34) synthetase TilS, whose amino-acid sequence MSDKNFTHKNWSALHHLFHKELLSKNKLIPKGSNIVISVSGGQDSMALLTLINDLKKLHNWSISVWHGDHQWHEKSSLYALELKSFCEGKNISFYFDQAKKENVFTEEKAREWRYKKLCERAKTLLKKDQGGGDIYLLTGHTSSDNAETFILNLSRGSNFTGLSNIESKRLIENKIFLIRPILIFSREDTKQFCNDMKIPVWEDPTNSDLKLKRNLVRKKIIPTLEVIYPGCSERINNFSQKMSNYNNERNDLSELAYLYCKDLRGINRNLLNSMCIEARCTILNRFLKEISAKQCSSKNLTKLATSIYEKNKGQINLQEFLKIVWNKNYINFEKS is encoded by the coding sequence ATGTCTGATAAAAATTTTACTCATAAAAATTGGTCAGCATTGCATCATCTATTTCATAAAGAGCTTCTTAGCAAAAACAAATTAATTCCCAAAGGATCAAATATTGTAATAAGTGTTTCCGGAGGACAAGACTCAATGGCTTTATTAACACTAATTAATGACCTAAAAAAACTTCATAATTGGTCTATTAGTGTTTGGCATGGTGATCATCAGTGGCACGAAAAATCCTCGCTATATGCTCTTGAATTAAAAAGTTTTTGCGAAGGTAAAAATATTTCATTCTATTTTGACCAAGCAAAAAAAGAAAATGTTTTTACAGAAGAAAAAGCACGAGAATGGAGATATAAAAAATTATGTGAAAGAGCTAAAACTTTATTAAAAAAGGACCAGGGGGGGGGGGATATTTATTTGTTAACTGGTCACACGAGTAGTGATAATGCAGAAACATTTATCCTCAATTTATCTAGAGGGAGCAATTTTACCGGTCTGAGTAATATTGAGAGCAAAAGATTAATAGAAAATAAAATTTTTTTAATAAGACCAATATTAATTTTCAGTAGGGAAGATACAAAACAATTTTGTAATGATATGAAGATCCCAGTCTGGGAAGATCCTACAAATTCAGATCTTAAATTAAAAAGAAATTTAGTAAGAAAAAAAATTATTCCTACCTTAGAAGTTATCTATCCTGGTTGTTCTGAAAGGATAAATAATTTTTCCCAAAAAATGAGCAACTACAATAATGAACGTAATGATCTTAGTGAACTAGCATACCTATATTGTAAAGATTTAAGAGGTATCAATAGGAATCTCTTAAATAGTATGTGTATTGAAGCAAGATGCACAATCTTAAATAGATTTTTAAAAGAAATATCTGCAAAGCAGTGTAGTTCTAAAAATCTGACAAAATTAGCAACTTCAATTTATGAAAAAAATAAAGGTCAAATAAACTTGCAAGAGTTTTTAAAAATTGTTTGGAATAAAAACTATATAAATTTTGAAAAAAGTTAG
- a CDS encoding aspartate-semialdehyde dehydrogenase, whose amino-acid sequence MRQSPFLPNRPLKVAVLGSSGAVGSELLKILEQRDFPISELVLLSSERSEGKKIIWKGEELVTKKTTKEEFLNLDLVLASAGGSISKKWLPTIIDQNALLIDNSSAFRLDKNVPLIVPEVNASDAFNHDGVIANPNCTTILLTLVLAPLNKLSTIQRVIVSTYQSVSGAGQMAMEELKLLTEQYLQGNLQKSEVLPYSLAFNLFLHNSPMLANNYCEEEMKMVNETRKILNIADLKLSATCVRVPVLRAHSEAINIEFADVVEPKDALEELRKSPGIEIIEDYKNNRFPMPNDVMGKDNVAVGRLRSDISQTNGLELWLCGDQIRKGAALNAVQIAELLIPKK is encoded by the coding sequence GTGAGACAATCTCCGTTTTTGCCTAATAGGCCATTAAAAGTTGCTGTTTTAGGATCTTCAGGTGCTGTGGGATCTGAATTACTCAAAATTCTTGAACAACGTGATTTCCCAATATCAGAATTGGTCTTGCTTTCATCAGAGCGGTCAGAAGGAAAAAAAATTATTTGGAAAGGTGAAGAATTAGTTACAAAAAAAACAACTAAGGAAGAATTTCTGAATCTTGATTTAGTTTTAGCTTCAGCCGGTGGAAGTATTTCAAAAAAATGGTTGCCTACCATTATCGATCAAAATGCTTTACTTATAGATAATTCCAGTGCGTTCAGATTAGATAAGAACGTACCTCTTATAGTTCCTGAAGTTAATGCTAGTGACGCATTCAATCATGATGGGGTAATAGCGAATCCAAACTGCACTACCATTTTGTTGACATTAGTTTTAGCCCCTTTAAATAAACTTTCAACTATTCAAAGAGTTATTGTCTCAACATATCAATCTGTAAGTGGTGCAGGCCAAATGGCGATGGAGGAATTAAAACTTTTAACTGAACAATATCTTCAGGGTAATCTGCAAAAAAGTGAAGTTTTGCCATACTCCCTAGCTTTTAATTTGTTTTTACATAATTCACCCATGCTTGCAAATAATTACTGCGAAGAAGAGATGAAAATGGTTAATGAGACTAGGAAAATATTAAATATTGCTGATTTAAAGCTCTCTGCTACGTGCGTTCGAGTTCCAGTACTGAGAGCTCACTCTGAAGCTATCAATATTGAATTTGCTGATGTAGTTGAACCTAAAGATGCTCTTGAAGAATTAAGAAAATCTCCTGGAATTGAAATTATCGAGGATTACAAAAATAATAGATTTCCTATGCCAAATGACGTTATGGGAAAGGATAATGTTGCTGTTGGCAGGTTAAGAAGTGATATAAGTCAGACAAATGGATTAGAATTATGGTTATGTGGAGATCAAATAAGAAAAGGAGCAGCTCTTAATGCTGTTCAAATAGCTGAGTTATTAATTCCAAAAAAATGA
- the clpP gene encoding ATP-dependent Clp endopeptidase proteolytic subunit ClpP: protein MNSEKKHLIQSSISSYESIHKTIGAVPTVIEQSGRGERAFDIYSRLLRERIIFLGSGINDQVSDSLVAQLLFLEAEDPEKDIQIYINSPGGSVTAGMAIYDTMQQISPDVVTICFGVAASMGAFLLSGGAKGKRLALPNSRIMIHQPLGGAQGQAVEIEIQAKEILFLKKTLNSLLAEHTGQPLEKINEDTERDYFLSPSEAVEYGLIDKVIKK, encoded by the coding sequence GTGAACTCAGAAAAAAAACATTTAATCCAAAGCTCAATAAGTTCTTACGAAAGTATTCATAAAACTATTGGAGCGGTGCCTACTGTTATAGAACAATCTGGTAGAGGAGAAAGAGCTTTTGATATTTATTCACGACTATTGAGGGAGAGAATAATTTTTTTAGGTAGTGGAATTAACGATCAAGTATCAGACTCTCTTGTTGCACAATTATTATTTCTTGAAGCTGAAGATCCCGAAAAAGACATACAAATATATATCAATTCTCCTGGAGGCTCAGTAACTGCAGGAATGGCCATATACGATACTATGCAACAAATATCCCCAGATGTAGTGACAATATGTTTTGGAGTAGCTGCAAGTATGGGAGCATTTCTACTTTCTGGAGGTGCAAAGGGGAAAAGATTGGCTTTACCTAATTCTAGGATCATGATTCATCAGCCTCTTGGAGGTGCACAAGGTCAAGCAGTAGAGATTGAAATACAAGCAAAAGAAATACTTTTTCTTAAGAAAACATTAAATTCGCTCTTAGCAGAACATACCGGTCAACCTTTGGAAAAAATTAATGAAGATACAGAAAGAGATTACTTTTTATCTCCTTCAGAAGCAGTCGAATATGGATTAATTGATAAAGTTATCAAAAAGTGA
- a CDS encoding ribonuclease J, which produces MQSSSNSTVNRSTNDSSRSKSNTPALRVIPLGGLHEIGKNTCVFEYGDELMLVDAGLAFPSDGMHGVNIVMPDTTFLRENQRRIKGMIVTHGHEDHIGGISHHLKHFNIPIIYGPRLAMSMLRGKMEEAGVSDRTTIQTVNPRDVVKVGQHFSVEFIRNTHSICDSFSLAVTTPVGTIIFTGDFKFDHMPVDGEQFDIERMVHYGEKGVLCMFSDSTNAEVPGFCPSEKTIYSSLEKHIAEAKERVILTTFASSVHRVTMILELAMKHGRKVGLLGRSMINVIAKARDIGYMKCPDDLFVPIKQIRDLPDRETLLLMTGSQGEPLAALSRISRGEHQHVRLKTTDTVIFSASPIPGNTISVVNTIDRLMKLGAKVVYGKGENIHVSGHGFQEDQKLMLALAKPKFFVPVHGEHRMLVCHGKSAQTMGVPKDNILIIENGDVVELTPNSIQKGDPVKAGVELLDNSRNGIVDARVLKERQQLAGDGVVTVLAPISTDGKMVAPPRVNLRGVVTTAEPRKMSMWTEREISWVLENRWKQLSRQTGPNNFEVDWIGVQREIENGLSRRMRRELQVEPLILCLVQPAPSGTRAYIPKITEEQNSSNRNRNNNFHKKTNNNHPNSSNNPRNTQKSSKVSQNPSAETATEDSFEGRTRRRRSAVTS; this is translated from the coding sequence ATGCAATCAAGTTCAAATTCAACTGTAAATAGATCTACTAATGATTCATCTAGATCTAAAAGTAATACGCCAGCTCTACGCGTAATACCTCTTGGAGGATTACATGAAATAGGAAAAAACACTTGTGTTTTTGAATATGGTGATGAATTGATGCTTGTTGATGCAGGCCTAGCTTTTCCATCTGATGGTATGCATGGCGTAAATATTGTAATGCCAGATACAACTTTCCTAAGAGAAAATCAAAGAAGAATTAAAGGAATGATCGTTACTCACGGTCATGAAGATCATATTGGAGGTATTTCTCATCATCTAAAGCATTTTAATATTCCGATTATTTATGGTCCAAGACTGGCAATGTCAATGCTTAGAGGAAAAATGGAGGAAGCAGGGGTATCTGACAGAACAACTATACAGACAGTAAATCCAAGAGATGTTGTAAAAGTTGGACAACATTTTTCTGTTGAATTTATTCGAAATACCCATTCTATTTGCGATAGTTTTTCTTTAGCAGTTACAACACCTGTTGGCACAATTATTTTCACAGGAGATTTTAAGTTTGATCATATGCCAGTAGATGGCGAGCAATTTGATATTGAAAGAATGGTGCATTATGGGGAGAAGGGCGTTTTATGCATGTTCAGTGATTCGACTAATGCCGAAGTTCCAGGTTTTTGTCCTTCTGAGAAGACTATCTATTCCTCTTTAGAAAAACATATTGCAGAGGCAAAAGAACGAGTTATCCTTACCACTTTTGCTAGTTCTGTTCATAGAGTGACAATGATCTTAGAGTTAGCCATGAAACATGGCAGAAAGGTCGGTTTGTTAGGTAGATCTATGATAAATGTTATTGCTAAGGCGAGAGATATTGGTTATATGAAATGCCCAGATGATTTGTTTGTTCCTATCAAGCAAATTAGAGATTTGCCAGACAGAGAGACCTTATTATTAATGACTGGAAGTCAAGGAGAACCCCTAGCAGCTTTAAGCAGAATATCTCGTGGTGAACATCAGCATGTTCGTCTTAAGACTACTGATACTGTAATATTTTCAGCCAGCCCAATTCCTGGTAATACTATTTCTGTTGTTAATACAATAGATAGATTAATGAAACTCGGAGCAAAGGTTGTTTATGGAAAGGGTGAGAATATTCATGTTTCTGGGCATGGTTTTCAAGAAGATCAAAAGTTAATGTTGGCACTTGCAAAACCTAAGTTTTTTGTTCCTGTTCATGGAGAACATAGAATGCTTGTTTGTCATGGTAAGAGTGCACAAACTATGGGGGTTCCAAAGGACAATATTTTAATTATTGAAAATGGAGATGTAGTTGAGTTAACTCCTAATTCTATTCAAAAGGGTGATCCTGTAAAAGCTGGTGTTGAACTGCTTGATAACTCACGAAATGGGATAGTAGATGCTCGAGTTTTAAAGGAAAGGCAGCAATTAGCTGGAGATGGTGTAGTAACTGTTTTAGCTCCTATTAGTACAGATGGGAAGATGGTTGCGCCTCCTAGAGTGAATTTAAGAGGAGTTGTTACTACTGCAGAGCCAAGAAAAATGTCTATGTGGACAGAACGAGAAATAAGCTGGGTCTTAGAAAATAGATGGAAACAATTATCCAGACAAACTGGGCCTAATAATTTTGAAGTAGATTGGATTGGTGTACAAAGAGAAATTGAAAATGGTTTATCGAGAAGAATGAGAAGAGAATTACAAGTTGAACCACTTATTTTGTGTTTAGTTCAACCTGCTCCAAGTGGAACTCGTGCTTATATTCCAAAGATTACTGAAGAGCAAAATTCTTCCAATAGAAATAGAAATAATAATTTCCATAAGAAAACAAACAATAATCATCCTAATAGTTCAAATAACCCACGAAATACTCAAAAAAGTTCAAAAGTTTCACAGAATCCATCAGCTGAGACTGCTACAGAAGATTCATTTGAAGGTAGAACAAGAAGAAGAAGATCTGCTGTCACATCCTAA
- the dapA gene encoding 4-hydroxy-tetrahydrodipicolinate synthase — translation MIPDNTKFTNPFFGRILTAMVTPFTENGNVDYELAIKLSNYLFENGSDGIVLCGTTGESPTLSWAEQHDLFIAVKGSLDSSCKVIVGTGSNCTSEAVEATKKAYDSGADGALVVVPYYNKPPQEGLYKHFSSIANSAKDLPLMLYNIPGRTGCNLLPDTVKKLMDFSNILSIKAASGRIEEVTELRAICGSELSVYSGDDSLLLPMLSVGAVGVVSVASHLVGLQLKEMIQSFQSGKVANALAIHEKLQPLFKALFMTTNPIPIKAALELSGWNVGKPRSPLSPLSNDMKKQLSFILTSL, via the coding sequence ATGATTCCAGACAACACTAAGTTTACTAATCCATTTTTTGGAAGAATATTGACTGCAATGGTTACTCCATTTACTGAAAATGGAAATGTAGATTATGAACTAGCTATAAAACTTTCTAATTATCTTTTTGAGAACGGTTCTGATGGCATTGTGCTATGTGGTACTACTGGAGAATCTCCGACTCTTTCATGGGCGGAACAGCATGATTTATTTATTGCAGTAAAAGGATCTTTGGATTCAAGCTGTAAAGTTATAGTTGGTACTGGGAGTAATTGCACAAGTGAGGCTGTAGAAGCTACAAAAAAAGCCTATGACTCTGGTGCGGACGGTGCTTTGGTTGTTGTTCCTTATTACAATAAACCACCTCAAGAAGGTCTTTATAAACATTTCAGTTCCATTGCTAATTCTGCAAAGGATTTGCCTTTAATGCTTTACAACATACCTGGAAGGACAGGGTGCAATTTATTACCTGATACTGTGAAGAAACTTATGGATTTCTCGAATATTCTCAGTATTAAAGCGGCAAGCGGTAGAATAGAAGAAGTAACAGAATTAAGAGCTATTTGTGGCTCCGAACTCTCTGTATATAGTGGCGACGATTCATTGTTGCTTCCAATGTTATCTGTGGGTGCTGTAGGAGTAGTAAGTGTTGCAAGTCATTTGGTTGGCTTGCAACTGAAAGAGATGATTCAATCCTTTCAAAGTGGAAAAGTTGCTAATGCGCTTGCAATTCATGAAAAACTTCAGCCTCTTTTCAAAGCACTTTTTATGACCACCAATCCAATCCCAATTAAGGCTGCTTTGGAGCTATCGGGATGGAATGTAGGTAAACCTAGAAGTCCTTTGTCACCATTAAGCAATGACATGAAAAAGCAACTATCTTTTATCCTGACATCGCTATAA